In a genomic window of Callospermophilus lateralis isolate mCalLat2 chromosome 12, mCalLat2.hap1, whole genome shotgun sequence:
- the LOC143411395 gene encoding LOW QUALITY PROTEIN: uncharacterized protein LOC143411395 (The sequence of the model RefSeq protein was modified relative to this genomic sequence to represent the inferred CDS: inserted 4 bases in 3 codons; substituted 1 base at 1 genomic stop codon) yields the protein PTFGVGWPPEGSFYPPLIRKVRDIVFQXGPHSHPDQQPYILTWQDLCESPPPWVKPFLVPIPAPTLPPTILSLKPTAPPPPSRPPDNFPAAHPAPPPLEEAGPAKGQRMIKNPEAPMILPLRPYGPMIEDGHGGEMQAYQYWPFSSSDLYNWKNNNPPFSEDPTQLTGLIESLMFSHQPTWDDCQQLLGTLFMTEEQERILLEARKNILGPDGRPTQLPNIIEADFPLNRPNWDPNTFEGREHLSTYRRALIAGLRAASRRPTNLAKVREIIQGPNESLSMFLERIMEAYRRYTPFDPQAEDQKASVTMAFIGQASLDIKKKLQRLDGLQDMTLRDLVREAEKVYSKRETEKEKEQRREKEREQREDERSKRQTKALTKVLVTTTNRPEVKRQGDRKGYLGPHQKPPLTSDQCAYCREKGHWARECPKKKQPRQPAILTLEDDXESRGSDPLPKLKVTYEVEGTPVNFEVDTRAVYSALKAPLGPLSTKRSLVQGANGSKYRAWTTKRTMDLGKGKVHHSFLVIPECPAPLMGRDLLTKLQARITXNPEGPQMEFLNPSVKTPIVMALTMSVEDEHQLFTAPKTDQTGKLSQRWITDYPDAWAETAGLGLAIKQPPKVVELKTSASPINIKQYPLSKEAKDGIRPHIQKYLALGVLRPCQSAXNTPLLPVKKPGTGDYRPVQDLREINNRVQDIHPTVPNPYNLLSTLNPEQKWYTVLDLKDAFFCLPLHKDSQLLFAFEWVDPETGTSGQLTWTRLPQGFKNSPTLFDEALHRDLNNFRTMHPEVTLLQYVDDLPLAADTKENCESGTQALLSELAQLGYRASVKKAQICQQEVIFLGYSLRGGKRWLTEPRKQTVVQIPPPSNRRQLREFLGTAGFCRLWIPGFASLAAPLYPLLKENAQFQWNREHQQAFDNIKRALLSAPALALALPDVEKSFTLYIEERKGIARGVLTQTRGPWKRPIAYLSKKLDPVARGWPHCLKAIAAAALLIKDADKLTLGQKLTVIAPHALESIIRQPPDRWLSNSRITHYQSLLLDKDRIILGPPAPLNPATLLPEQSSEPVTHDCQHILAEETSIRRDLKDQLLPHPEVIWFTDGSSFFQDGKRWAGAAIVSRTKVIWSSGLPEGTSAQKAELIALTKALELAAGKKATIYTDSHYAFATAHIHGAIYQQRGLLTSAGKEIKNRDEILRLLSAVQSPKELAIVQCPGHQKGNDPVAVGNRRAVEEAKLAALNGVTILTLSTRGKYETEDLSVSEQPDNLTSKDTDTELFDNTEPSLQFKKALHYVKNVHQLTHLGSKKLQAFLKDQEQSFPLTSSQRKEIAEQVTKACRVCQLVNAYPSKLPEGRRLRGTRPGQFWEVDFTEIKPARYGLKYLLIFVDTFSGWIEAFPTKKETAQMVVKKILEDIFLRYGLPKVIGSDNGPAFVAQVSQGLARTLGINWKLHCAYRPQSSGQVERMNRTIKETLTKLSLETAIKDWTMLLPYALFRARNTPSVSLCNLTPYEILYGAPPPVRDLTPTLRPNNSFHTPLLDRLKALERTQRYLWKQLATAYQPGDEGTPHRYQVGDFVYIRRHQVSSLEPHWKGPYQVLLITPTAVKVDRITSWIHASHLKPAPCPDSGWKLEKTGNPLKLRIRHVDRAMDSPLDHQ from the exons cccaccttcggagtcggatggcctccagaaggatctttctaccccccactaattcgaaaagtcagagatattgttttTC ccgggccacatagccatccagatcaacagccgtatatcttaacttggcaggacctctgtgaATCTCCtcccccatgggtgaagccttttcttGTCCCTATCCCTGCTCCTACTCTACCCCCCACGATCCTATCTCTCAAACCCActgctcctcctccaccctct cgccctccagataacttccCTGCGGCACacccagcccctcctcccctagaGGAGGCTGGGCCAGCTAAAGGGCAGCGAATGATTAAAAACCCTGAAGCCCCCATGATACTTCCCCTCCGTCCTTACGGGCCAATGATAGAGGATGGCCATGGTGgagaaatgcaagcctaccagtattggcctttctcctcttcagatctatataactggaaaaataataatccccctttttccgaggaccccacccagcTCACAGGTCtgattgagtcattgatgttttcacaccagcctacttgggatgactgccaacaactcttaggcactctcttcatgacagaagaacaagagagaatcctcctggaagctagaaaaaatatcctcggaccagatgggcgaccgacacaacttcccaacataattgaAGCTGACTTCCCCTTGAATCGACCCAACTGGGATcctaacacctttgaaggtagggagcatctgtccacttatcgccgggctctaatagcgggtctccgagcagcctctagacggccaactaatttggccaaggtaagagagattattcaagggcctaatgaatctctctctatgtttctagaaagaattatggaggcatataggagatatactccttttgatcctcaggcagaagatcaaaaggcatctgtcacgatggcctttattgggcaagcttccctagatattaaaaaaaagttacaacgcttagatggattacaagatatgactttgagagatttagtcagagaagccgagaaggtatactctaAGAGGGAAACTGAGAAAGAGAaggagcaaaggagggagaaagaaagggagcaaagggaggatgagagaagcaaaagacagactaaagcattgactaaggtcctggttacaacaacaaataggccagaagttaagagACAGGGAgatagaaagggatacctgggcccacatcaGAAGCCAcctctgacctcagatcaatgtgcctactgtagagaaaaaggacactgggccagagAGTGCCCTAAAAAgaaacagccacgccagccagccatactaactctggaggatgactaggaaagtcggggctcggatcccctccccaagctcaaggtaacttatgaagtggaggggaccccagtaaactttgaagtggatacacgggcagtatactcagcccttaaggccccattgggccctctatcaactaagaggtctctagttcaaggggctaatggcagtaaatatcgggcttggacaactaagaggaccatggacctgggaaaaggaaaagtccatcactccttcctagtgatcccagaatgcccagccccattgatgggcagggatctgctcaccaaactccaggccagaataac taaccctgaaggcccccaaatggaatttctaaatccttcagtaaaaactcctatagtcatggctttaactatgtcagtagaagatgaacatcaactcttcacagcccccaagactgatcaaacaggcaagctatcccagagatggataacagattacccagatgcctgggcagaaactgctggattaggcctagccataaaacaacctccaaaagtggtagagttaaaaacctcagcctctccaattaatattaaacaatatcctctgagcaaagaagctaaagatgggataaggccccatattcagaaatatttggCCTTGGGGGTTCTAAGGCCCTGTCAGTCAG tgaacactcccctgctaccagtaaaaaagccaggaactggggactatcgccccgttcaagacctaagagagatcaacaacagagtgcaggacattcaccccacagtacctaatccgtacaatctgcttagcaccctAAACCCTGAGCAAAAATGGTATACTGTCCTGGACTTAaaggatgctttcttttgcttgcctctgcataaagatagtcagttgctgtttgctttcgagtgggtagacccagaaaccggaacgtccggCCAACTAACTTGGaccagactcccacaggggtttaaAAACTCCcctactctctttgatgaagccctccacagagatctcaacaacttcagaactatgcaccccgaagtcaccctacttcaATATGTAGATGACCTGCCACTGGCAgcagacaccaaggaaaactgtgagtctgggacccaagcactattatccgagcttgctcaacttgggtatagagcttctgtcaaaaaggcccaaatttgccagcaagaagtaatctttctgggctattcccttaggggcggtaaacgatggctcactgagcccagaaaacaaaccgttgtgcagataccacccccatctaacaggaggcaactcagagagtttcttgggactgctggcttttgcaggttatggatacctgggtttgcatccttagctgctcctttatacccattGTTAAAGgaaaatgcccaattccaatggaaccgtgagcaccaacaagcttttgataacatcaaaAGGGCGcttctatctgctccggccttagcactagcactcccagatgtagaaaaatcctttactctctacattgaggagaggaaaggaatagcacgaggagtgctcactcagactcGAGGACCCTGGAAAAGGCCTATAGCCTACTTATCTAAAaagctggacccagtggctaggggATGGCCCCATTGCCTaaaagctatagcagcggcagccctactAATCAAGGATGCTGATAAGTTAACGTTGGGACAAAAGCTAAccgttatagccccccatgccctagaGAGCATCATCCGTCAGCCACCAGACagatggctatcaaactctagaataacacaCTATCAGAGCCTGTTACTTGATAAGGACAGAATAATACTGGGACCCCCTGCCCCGCTTAACCCAGCTACACTACTACCTGAACAATCATCAGAACCCGTCACTCATGACTGTCAACATATACTGGCAgaagaaaccagtatacgacgggaTTTAAAGGACCAGCTACTGCCCCACCCTGAGGTCATATGGTTCACTGATGGCAGCAGCTTTTTCCAGgacggtaagcggtgggctggggcAGCAATAGTTAGCAGAACTAAAGTCATTTGGTCCTCTGGCCTCCCGGAGGGAACATCGGCTCAAAAGGCAGAGCTAATCGCCCTCACGAAGGCATTAGAGCTAGCGGCAGGCAAAAAGGCCACCATATACACAGATAGCCACTATGCCTTCGCTACCGCTCATATACATGGGGCTATCTACCAGCAAAGGGGACTATTAACCTCGgcaggaaaagaaataaaaaacagagaTGAGATCCTCCGCCTCCTCTCAGCAGTGCAaagccctaaagaactagctatagtgcaatgCCCAGGACACCAGAAAGGAAACGATCCTGTAGCGGTCGGGAACAGGAGGGCGGTTGAAGAGGctaaattggcagccctaaacggagtaacCATATTAACACTTTCCACACGGGGGAAATATGAGACAGAAGATTTATCTGTATCAGAACAACCCGACAacttaacatctaaggacactgacactgaactctttGACAACACCGAGCCCAGCTTGCAATttaagaaagccctacactatgttaaaaatgtacatcaactcactcacctaggttcaaagaaactgcaggcatttctAAAGGACCAAGAAcaaagttttccactaaccagctcacagcgaaaggaaatagctgaacaggtaacaaaagcctgtcgggtctgtcaattggttaatgcttacccttccaagcttcctgaagGAAGGCGTCTTCGAGGGACCAGACCAGGAcagttttgggaagtggactttactgaaattaagccagcaagatatggacttaaatatctcctaatctttgtagatacattttcaggatggattgaggcCTTCCCCACGAAAAaagaaacggcgcaaatggtggtcaaaaagatcctggaagacatttttctaagatacggcctgcctaaggtaatagggtctgataatggaccggcgttcgtggcccaggtaagtcaggggttagccaggaccctggggattaattggaagttacattgcgcttatagaccccagagctcaggacaggtagaaagaatgaatagaaccattaaagagaccttgacaaaattaagcttggagactgccataaaagattggactatgctcctgccttatgcactgtttcgtgcaagaaatactccctctgtttctttgtgtaacctcactccctatgaaattctctatggtgcccctcctccagtaagggacctgaccccaactctaagacctaacaattcctttcacacccccttgcttgacagacttaaagctcttgaaagaacccagcgatacctgtggaaacagctagccactgcctaccaacctggggatgaaggGACTCCAcaccgatatcaagtgggagactttgtctacataagacgacatcaggtgtcatccctagaaccccactggaaaggaccataccaggtgctacttataacacctacagcggtaaaagtagacagaatcacttcctggatccatgcctctcatctcaagcctgcgccctgtccagattctggctggaaattggaaaagactggtaaccctctcaaattgcgtattcgccatgtggatagggctatggactctccccttgaccaccagtaa